In Felis catus isolate Fca126 chromosome C2, F.catus_Fca126_mat1.0, whole genome shotgun sequence, a single window of DNA contains:
- the FAIM gene encoding fas apoptotic inhibitory molecule 1 isoform X2, translating into MTDLVAVWDVALSDGVHKIEFEHGTTSGKRVVYVDGKEEIRKEWMFKLVGKETFCVGAAKTKATINIDAISGFAYEYTLEINGKSLKKYMENRSKTTNTWVLHLDGEDFRVVLEKDTMDVWCNGKRMETAGEFVDDGTETHFSVGNHDCYIKAVSSGKRKEGIIHSLIVDDREIPEILE; encoded by the exons ATGACGGATCTCGTAGCCGTTTGGGATGTTGCTTTAAGTGATGGAGTCCATAAGATTGAATTTGAACATGGGACCACATCAGGCAAACGAGTGGTATATGTAGATGGGAAG GAAGAGATAAGAAAAGAATGGATGTTCAAATTAGTGGGCAAAGAAACCTTTTGCGTTGGAGCTGCAAAGACAAAAGCAACGATAAATATAGATGCTATCAGTGGATTTGCATATGAATATACTCTGGAAATTAATGGGAAGAGTCTCAAGAAGTATATGGAGAACAGGTCAAAAACCACCAATACTTGGGTATTACATTTGGATGGTGAGGACTTTAGAGTCGTTTTGG aaaaagacaCTATGGACGTATGGTGTAATGGTAAAAGAATGGAGACAGCA GGTGAGTTTGTAGATGACGGGACTGAAACTCACTTCAGTGTTGGGAACCATGACTGTTACATAAAGGCTGTCAGTAGTGGGAAGCGGAAAGAAGGGATTATCCATAGTCTCATTGTGGATGATAGAGAAATTCCGGAGATTCTTGAATGA
- the FAIM gene encoding fas apoptotic inhibitory molecule 1 isoform X1, producing MASGDDSPIFEDDESPPYSLEKMTDLVAVWDVALSDGVHKIEFEHGTTSGKRVVYVDGKEEIRKEWMFKLVGKETFCVGAAKTKATINIDAISGFAYEYTLEINGKSLKKYMENRSKTTNTWVLHLDGEDFRVVLEKDTMDVWCNGKRMETAGEFVDDGTETHFSVGNHDCYIKAVSSGKRKEGIIHSLIVDDREIPEILE from the exons ATGGCATCTGGAGATGACAGTCCTATCTTTGAAGATGACGAAAG CCCTCCTTATAGCCTGGAAAAAATGACGGATCTCGTAGCCGTTTGGGATGTTGCTTTAAGTGATGGAGTCCATAAGATTGAATTTGAACATGGGACCACATCAGGCAAACGAGTGGTATATGTAGATGGGAAG GAAGAGATAAGAAAAGAATGGATGTTCAAATTAGTGGGCAAAGAAACCTTTTGCGTTGGAGCTGCAAAGACAAAAGCAACGATAAATATAGATGCTATCAGTGGATTTGCATATGAATATACTCTGGAAATTAATGGGAAGAGTCTCAAGAAGTATATGGAGAACAGGTCAAAAACCACCAATACTTGGGTATTACATTTGGATGGTGAGGACTTTAGAGTCGTTTTGG aaaaagacaCTATGGACGTATGGTGTAATGGTAAAAGAATGGAGACAGCA GGTGAGTTTGTAGATGACGGGACTGAAACTCACTTCAGTGTTGGGAACCATGACTGTTACATAAAGGCTGTCAGTAGTGGGAAGCGGAAAGAAGGGATTATCCATAGTCTCATTGTGGATGATAGAGAAATTCCGGAGATTCTTGAATGA